Genomic window (Desulfatirhabdium butyrativorans DSM 18734):
CTCCTCCACCAGATCGCAGGCAAGCGATGGCCTTCCGTAATCGATTTCGTGAAGCGTACCCAAATAGGGATCGAGACCGACGGTTTTGATAGCCGAGAGCACTTCATTGGTGAGCAGGGTGTAAACGAATGAAAGCAGTGCGTTTACGGGATCGCGTGGCGGCCTGCGGTTGCGCTCCTTGAAGGTGAATCGCTCGTTCTGGATCATATCGGCAAAACACCCGAAAAAGACATTCGATGCCGTGCCTTCCAGCCCCCGGAGTTGTTCCATGTCTTGTGCGCCGTTGGTGCCGGACTGAATGGCCCGCATCCGGACTGCGCTCAGCCGAAGGCTTTCCTTCTGGTATTGCCTGGCCCGGTTGAGCAGCAGACGCACACCGTTTTCAATCTTTCCGGAAACAATGCTTTCCGCAATGCGCAGGGCGATGTTGGGCTCGCTCAGGCGCAGGTACTGAGCCCTTCGGCGCTGTACGTGTTTGTGCTCATCGATGGCAAGCCGCGCCCGAAACCTGCCGGTAGGCGTCAGGAACACCGTTTCAATCCGCTGCCGGATAAGATAATCCAGCACCCCGCCGGAAAGGGAGACATAGCCGACGAGAATGAGCTTCTTCAGTCCGCTCGTTGTGATTTCCGCCGTAACCTTGCCCTCATGCACCACCTTGAGGGTGTCGGCCTCCCGTCGCAGATAACTTCCCGGTTCGAGAACATACAGGGTTTCGGCCACGATTTCACCTCCCATTGGAAACCCGGAAATGTCCACTCAAAGGCGCCAATTGCAACATCCCCATATTTGACGACTTCGTAAAAAGTCCGGATATCCTGCGCGTCGCGGGATGGCGGTGTCGCCGCCCCCGGCAATGAAAATGCCAAGGCAGCCGATACGCCTACAGAATCAAAATGTTCCTTCCGCCCCTTAACCCTTAAAACTTAAAACTTAACCCTTAAAACTTAAAACTTAACCCTTAAAACTTAAAACTTAAAACTTAACCCTGAATTTTCATTTTCATGATAAATGCTCCGCCTATTTCTCCCCTTCCCCATTCCAGCATAGGCCATCATCGAGCTTTCATGGCGGCCGCTCCAACCCGAGAAAACGCTCGACAATCCGGATGGCCTGCTTCAGGTTGTCGATGGCATCGGCCGCATTTTCGATCTGCTCGGACTTGGGGCCTGGCTGGACATCTTCCTCCGGAAAATGCAGCAGGGGATGGGCATATTCAGCCTGAACGTGTTCAAAGCGGCAGAAATCCCCCGTATACCCCAGCAGCGAATGAATCCGCTTGCAGCCCAGTGGCGTTCCACGTACCCGACTCAGTTTGAAATCGACCAGATGCGGATTGTATTCGGCCTGATCCGCCAACAAGGCATGCAGCAACGTTTTCTTGCGATTGAAAAACCCCAGGGTCTGAAACAGCACCTGTTCCTCCCGCATCGACAAGGCCGCTTTGGCCCTGCAGGATGCGATCAGCATGGCAATCGGCGTGCACACCTGCTCCAGCCTGTAAAGCTCCGGATATTCCTTTGACCACTGCTCCAGCTTCGGATGCAGCAAAACCGGCGCCTTCGCCTGCTCCATTTCCTTCGGCAAAGCCACGCTTGCCGAACAAATACCCGAAACGCCCATCAGATAGCGGAGCTGGGCTTCGGTGCTGGTGTCGGCGCAAGCGATAAACAGCGAGCGCTTGCCGGTGCTTCGATGTACCCCAAGTGGCAGCTTGACCAGATTGCCCAGGCCTTTTCCGCTCAATTGATCCTGCTTCGGAAAGACCTCCAGCGCAAAAGAACGAACATCTGGGGCAACAGCCTTCCGAATGGATTCGAGCGCCCCTCTTGCGAAAATGGCGGAAACCGGTGTTTCGAAACAATACCAGAAATGGAAGCCTTTCGAGCCGCTGAACTCGACGATGGGTTTCATCCCCACATCCAGGGAAAGCTCCTGCAACCGGCGCAGCAGCCAGTCCCTCTCCCGTTTGATGCGGGTCACGTCTGCAGCCGGAAGTTTCGCCGCCCGATAAGCCTGAACCAGATCGATATCGATTACGGCGGTCTTCACCGTCGCATCGGTTCGCATCAGGTAAATTCCATAGGTCATCCGGCCGGCCAGATGGTCTTCCACATCCGATGGTTCAATGGGCCTGCGCACCGGATAATAGCCCGTCTTCTGCTCCTCCTTGTTCACCCATTGCCGGGCAAAACAATCTTCCCGCCCGCTGAACAGACTCAGATACCGTTCGATGAACGTCTGCCGCTGGCGAAGGCTGGCAAACGGTGCCGTCGCAGCATCCATATCCGGATCTTCCGGTGCCGCATCATCGCCTTGCACCAAAGCGGCACAGTTTCGATAGGCCGTTTCCGGCAAGCTCTCCTTCGCAGCAGCCAGCACCTGCGCCAGTTCCTGCCGTTTTCCCAAAATGCCAAGCAGCTCGATGTGGCCTTGCCATGCCTCCATTACCCCGGAATGCTGCCGATGCAGGTGATCGTAAACTGCCAGGGCCGTATCGATGGATCCCGCCATCTGGCAAAGCGATGCCCACTGAAGCAATCCTTCGGCTGGCATTTTTCGCCAGACATTCGACTGGGAAAGTATTTCCCTGCACCGCTCGATGTCCTTTCCCTGCAGGATTTCGGCCTTGAGACGGGACACGATGAGGGTGTAATCGATGGATGTTGCCTGTTTGGATTGAACGGCTGGAATTTCGCTCATGATCCTCCCTTTCTCAGCTCAAAATGTAGCCCGGGTTTCCAACCCGGAATCAAATTCGATTTGCTTTGCACACCCTGGAAAATGAAGTGGAAATTGCCCGAAACCCGCTTTTTTGCGTCTCGGCTTCGCATGGCTGAAAAAACCCTCTTTCCTCCCCCCTCCCCCATAACCCATTGCCCATCGCCTATCACCCATCGCCTATCGCCTATCACCCATCGCCTATCGCCTATCGCCCATCACCCATCGCCCATCGCCCATCACCTATCGCCTATCGCCTATAGCCCATCGCCTATTGCCTATAGCCCATCGCCTATTTTTTATCGCCTATCGCCTCCATCAGCTTCGCCAGCTTGGGATGTTTGGAATGGCAATGCTGCAGTTGATTGGCCAACTCCTTTGCAGCAGCCACATCCCCCATGCGCAGCCGGCAGGCCGCCTGCCAGAAAAGCCCCTCATCGAGCGGCCGCCCCCAGTTTTCCTGAAAGAAACGCACGGCTGCATTGGCATACTCGCACGCCTTCTGGTACTTGCCGTGCAAATATTCGATGCGCACCAGCCGGATAAGCGACTTGTGGCGGGAACGCTTGTCCCTTTCCTGGCAGTGGATCAGGATGGAGCGGGCCTTGTCGAATTCCTTCAGTGCGCAATGGATGTCGGCTTCGGTCCATCGGACGAAGGGCCTGCGCAGCTTCGGTGGCACCTTTTCAATCGTTTCCAGAGCCTTGGGCGGGTTGTTCATGTCCAGATACACCCGGGCCAGCAGCTCATAAATGAAATCTCCGGTCATTTCGTTCATATTGGTCGCCGCAAACACCAGCGCATCGCGTGCCTCGGCAAGCTGCCGCAGGCTATAACGGATCTTACCGAGCGCAAAATACTTGAAAGCCAGGGTAATATGGTTCGTCGCTTCGTCTTCCTGCAGGCATCGCTGCAACAGCTCCAGTGCCTTTTTTGCGTCGCCCCGCTCCAGCAGCACGCTGGCCAACTGATACAGCGCCTTGATGTAGTTTTTTCGCTCCTGATGTCTCTCTTCCCGAGCTTTGGCATCCAAGGCTTCCCAGTTGGAAACGGCCGTCTGGAACAGTGGAAGCGCCTGCTGGCCCTTGCCCTCGATCTGCTTGAAGAGCATTCCCTCCCGGTAGAAATTCGTCACCCCGTCCGGCCG
Coding sequences:
- a CDS encoding CRISPR-associated primase-polymerase type A1; protein product: MSEIPAVQSKQATSIDYTLIVSRLKAEILQGKDIERCREILSQSNVWRKMPAEGLLQWASLCQMAGSIDTALAVYDHLHRQHSGVMEAWQGHIELLGILGKRQELAQVLAAAKESLPETAYRNCAALVQGDDAAPEDPDMDAATAPFASLRQRQTFIERYLSLFSGREDCFARQWVNKEEQKTGYYPVRRPIEPSDVEDHLAGRMTYGIYLMRTDATVKTAVIDIDLVQAYRAAKLPAADVTRIKRERDWLLRRLQELSLDVGMKPIVEFSGSKGFHFWYCFETPVSAIFARGALESIRKAVAPDVRSFALEVFPKQDQLSGKGLGNLVKLPLGVHRSTGKRSLFIACADTSTEAQLRYLMGVSGICSASVALPKEMEQAKAPVLLHPKLEQWSKEYPELYRLEQVCTPIAMLIASCRAKAALSMREEQVLFQTLGFFNRKKTLLHALLADQAEYNPHLVDFKLSRVRGTPLGCKRIHSLLGYTGDFCRFEHVQAEYAHPLLHFPEEDVQPGPKSEQIENAADAIDNLKQAIRIVERFLGLERPP
- a CDS encoding tetratricopeptide repeat protein is translated as MNAAIQPNVEARQDVLPQPQRELIDDEFLRFEDFKQGHLEMMKQRGRGILFEMDTCIREKRWEDIVALGHPLADKLPDLIGTGMEGEVRSRVAFAFNQLKRFDDALAELVICIEQEQDNFLFHTSMAYTAYNSLYAAKNREIFLAGPLKTQRIDLAHRHFRKAQLLRPDGVTNFYREGMLFKQIEGKGQQALPLFQTAVSNWEALDAKAREERHQERKNYIKALYQLASVLLERGDAKKALELLQRCLQEDEATNHITLAFKYFALGKIRYSLRQLAEARDALVFAATNMNEMTGDFIYELLARVYLDMNNPPKALETIEKVPPKLRRPFVRWTEADIHCALKEFDKARSILIHCQERDKRSRHKSLIRLVRIEYLHGKYQKACEYANAAVRFFQENWGRPLDEGLFWQAACRLRMGDVAAAKELANQLQHCHSKHPKLAKLMEAIGDKK
- the cas1 gene encoding CRISPR-associated endonuclease Cas1, with amino-acid sequence MAETLYVLEPGSYLRREADTLKVVHEGKVTAEITTSGLKKLILVGYVSLSGGVLDYLIRQRIETVFLTPTGRFRARLAIDEHKHVQRRRAQYLRLSEPNIALRIAESIVSGKIENGVRLLLNRARQYQKESLRLSAVRMRAIQSGTNGAQDMEQLRGLEGTASNVFFGCFADMIQNERFTFKERNRRPPRDPVNALLSFVYTLLTNEVLSAIKTVGLDPYLGTLHEIDYGRPSLACDLVEEYRSFLGERLVLGLINRRLIKPDDFVYRNPEKKTYVDEEDLAKNRPVEMKPALQRTFIAAYEEMMNRRIWYPAQEQHISYRWLILQQVRQFAEVLETADGVYRPFVWEK